Proteins from one Streptosporangium becharense genomic window:
- a CDS encoding cytochrome P450 — translation MSVQIGRGSAGSARQATVVPLRRLLPMLVRGPVNAFAEVGRQARGQVVRLDLGPFRPYLVTHPDHVQYVMRTDWTNYQRVGKVWDPVERFLGTTFAGEGPDWESSRKAHQPMFTARHVTSLTGRLADVIAERVDRLDESARSGRPIDATKTMTDIVVAVNTMFFFGEKSSFEEGERLAREFGTAVKWLNVRQIMPFVPTAVPLPGDRAFANAVKAVDEMVYPLIRKARTASGDGHDVISALCRARDGSHADDRKVRDDLVAALVAGTDTTTHALAWMWPVLRDHPPVAARLYDEIDRVVGTGPVLPSHIPELRYTKMVLQEVLRLYPSGWIMQRFAAASGEIGGVSVNAGSTVFVSPYATHRLDEFWDRPLDFDPERFSPDIDTRRHRYSYFPFGGGPHQCIGQHLFQLVALLTIATLVSRFRPWVRNSGPFTPLPAALRPKQKIELGLVPVERSPHRAR, via the coding sequence ATGTCCGTCCAGATCGGCCGCGGCAGCGCCGGATCGGCACGACAGGCCACCGTCGTTCCCCTCCGTCGTCTGCTGCCGATGCTCGTGCGGGGCCCGGTGAACGCGTTCGCGGAAGTCGGCAGGCAGGCCCGCGGACAGGTGGTACGACTTGATCTGGGACCGTTCCGTCCCTATCTGGTCACTCATCCCGACCACGTCCAGTACGTGATGCGCACCGACTGGACGAACTACCAGCGGGTGGGCAAGGTGTGGGACCCCGTGGAACGGTTCCTCGGTACCACCTTCGCCGGTGAGGGGCCGGACTGGGAGTCCAGCCGGAAGGCTCATCAGCCCATGTTCACGGCCAGGCATGTCACATCGCTCACCGGGCGACTGGCCGACGTGATCGCCGAACGCGTCGACCGGTTGGACGAGTCCGCCCGGTCGGGGCGGCCGATCGACGCCACCAAGACGATGACCGACATCGTGGTCGCGGTGAACACCATGTTCTTCTTCGGGGAGAAGAGCTCTTTCGAGGAGGGAGAACGGCTCGCCCGGGAGTTCGGCACAGCCGTCAAGTGGTTGAACGTCCGCCAGATCATGCCGTTCGTGCCCACCGCCGTCCCGCTGCCGGGTGACCGGGCCTTCGCGAACGCCGTCAAGGCCGTCGACGAGATGGTGTATCCGCTGATCCGCAAGGCCCGCACCGCCTCCGGCGACGGCCACGACGTGATCTCCGCGTTGTGCCGGGCACGCGACGGGAGCCACGCCGACGACCGGAAGGTCCGTGACGACCTGGTCGCCGCCCTGGTGGCCGGCACCGACACCACGACGCACGCCCTGGCCTGGATGTGGCCGGTGCTCCGGGACCATCCCCCGGTGGCGGCCCGGCTCTACGACGAGATCGACCGCGTCGTCGGCACCGGACCGGTCCTCCCGTCGCACATCCCGGAACTGCGCTACACCAAGATGGTCCTGCAAGAGGTCCTCCGCCTGTACCCGTCGGGCTGGATCATGCAGCGGTTCGCCGCCGCGTCCGGAGAGATCGGCGGAGTGTCCGTCAACGCCGGCTCGACGGTGTTCGTCTCCCCCTACGCCACCCACCGGCTGGACGAGTTCTGGGACCGCCCGCTCGACTTCGACCCCGAGCGCTTCTCGCCGGACATCGACACGCGGCGGCACCGCTACTCCTACTTCCCCTTCGGCGGCGGCCCCCACCAGTGCATCGGCCAGCACCTGTTCCAACTCGTCGCGCTGCTCACCATCGCCACCCTCGTGAGCCGGTTCCGGCCGTGGGTGCGCAACTCCGGGCCGTTCACCCCCCTCCCGGCGGCGTTGCGTCCCAAGCAGAAGATAGAGCTGGGCCTCGTGCCGGTGGAGCGCTCCCCGCACCGGGCACGGTGA
- a CDS encoding polyprenyl synthetase family protein: MTSAAQVLAEAEALVRPALRRTIVKLPERERRVAEYHFGWADGSAADEATSGNGGKALRSALVLGAARAVGGDARRAVPGAVAVELVHNFSLLHDDVMDADRMRRHRPAAWVRFGVGAAVLAGDALQILSLQVLTGTGDPALTDVLIDTMADLMRGQSDDLAFESRDDVTAAEYRSMAELKTGALLGGACMLGALLGGSSPERARELGRFGRHLGVAFQCADDILGIWGRADRTGKPVGADVAARKKTLPVITALADASEAGRRLAALYRRPEPPGREECASMTALIEAAGGRAAVEAEGRRQITLALACLDRAEPQKTARADLATIAEWAMHRDR; encoded by the coding sequence GTGACTTCGGCCGCGCAGGTGCTCGCGGAGGCGGAGGCGTTGGTGCGGCCGGCGCTGCGCCGGACCATCGTGAAGCTGCCCGAGCGAGAGCGCCGCGTGGCGGAGTACCACTTCGGATGGGCGGACGGGTCGGCGGCGGATGAGGCGACGTCCGGGAACGGGGGGAAGGCTCTGCGCTCAGCGCTGGTGCTCGGTGCGGCGCGAGCCGTGGGCGGGGACGCGCGGCGCGCGGTCCCCGGAGCCGTGGCGGTGGAGCTCGTGCACAACTTCTCGTTGCTGCACGACGACGTGATGGACGCGGACCGGATGCGGAGGCATCGACCGGCGGCGTGGGTGCGGTTCGGCGTCGGGGCGGCCGTGCTCGCCGGAGACGCCCTGCAGATTCTCTCGCTTCAGGTGCTCACCGGCACGGGGGACCCGGCCCTGACCGACGTACTGATCGACACCATGGCGGATCTCATGCGCGGACAGAGCGATGACCTCGCGTTCGAGTCCCGAGACGACGTCACCGCGGCGGAGTACCGATCGATGGCCGAGCTCAAGACCGGCGCTCTGCTCGGCGGCGCGTGCATGCTCGGCGCTCTGCTGGGGGGCTCGTCCCCGGAACGGGCGAGAGAACTGGGCCGTTTCGGACGGCATCTCGGAGTGGCGTTCCAGTGCGCCGACGACATCCTGGGCATCTGGGGGCGGGCGGACCGGACGGGCAAGCCCGTGGGGGCGGACGTCGCCGCGCGCAAGAAGACGCTGCCGGTGATCACGGCACTGGCCGACGCGAGCGAGGCGGGCCGGCGTCTCGCCGCGCTGTACCGACGCCCGGAGCCTCCGGGCCGGGAGGAGTGCGCGTCGATGACCGCCCTGATCGAGGCGGCGGGGGGCCGGGCGGCGGTGGAGGCGGAGGGCCGGCGCCAGATCACGCTGGCTCTGGCATGTCTGGACCGTGCCGAACCGCAGAAGACAGCGCGTGCCGATCTCGCCACGATCGCCGAATGGGCGATGCATCGCGACCGGTGA
- a CDS encoding 1-deoxy-D-xylulose-5-phosphate synthase produces MLADIRSPRDLKALTPGQLAGIGAEIRAFLVDAVSRTGGHLGSNLGVVELTLALHRVFDSPGDRILWDTGHQAYVHKLLTGRQDFSRLRQQGGLSGYPCRAESAHDVIENSHASTALSYADGIARALRVQGMTGRAVVAVIGDGALTGGMAWEALNNIAASPDLPVIIVVNDNGRSYAPTVGALAGHLGTLRAADRDGRPARPAFFDALGLPYIGPIDGHDIGATESALRAAREAGGPMVVHCVTQKGRGYRHAEDDVRDHFHGIGVIDPLTGRSAGAGLPPSWTSVFGAEMVRVGATRPDVVALTAAMLAPTGLGPFAQAYPDRVIDVGIAEQHAATCAAGLAAGGLHPVVAVYATFLNRAFDQVLTDAALHRAGVTFVLDRAGVTGDDGPSHNGMWDMSVLQVVPGLRLAAPRDAAQLGAQLNEALDVDDAPTVVRFPKGAVGPDIPAVERVGTLDVLARTTAAADHHEVVLVSVGAMASTCLQVADRLAAHGTGVTVVDPRWVKPIDPALLDMARQCDLVVTVEDNTRIGGVGAAITQMMQDSGLAVPCRAFGIPAEFLPVAGRGQLLEELGLTPAALEQDILRRLSDHPPTRRPRRTPRPPHEVGTFRSGEHDDPTSEEGQGNGTSH; encoded by the coding sequence GTGTTGGCTGATATCCGTTCGCCCCGAGACCTGAAGGCTCTGACACCGGGGCAACTCGCCGGGATCGGTGCGGAGATTCGCGCGTTCCTGGTGGATGCGGTGTCTCGCACCGGCGGCCATCTCGGCTCGAACCTCGGGGTGGTCGAGTTGACGCTGGCGCTGCACCGCGTCTTCGACTCCCCCGGGGATCGCATCCTGTGGGACACCGGTCACCAGGCCTACGTGCACAAGCTGCTCACCGGCCGGCAGGACTTCTCCCGGCTACGGCAGCAAGGCGGGCTGTCCGGCTACCCGTGCCGGGCCGAGTCCGCGCACGACGTCATCGAGAACTCCCACGCCTCCACGGCCCTGTCGTACGCCGACGGCATCGCGCGGGCACTGCGCGTTCAGGGCATGACCGGCAGAGCCGTGGTCGCGGTCATCGGGGACGGCGCGTTGACCGGTGGGATGGCCTGGGAGGCGCTGAACAACATCGCCGCGAGCCCCGACCTTCCCGTGATCATCGTGGTCAACGACAACGGCCGCTCCTACGCCCCGACCGTCGGGGCGCTCGCCGGGCACCTGGGCACGCTACGAGCTGCCGACCGCGACGGGCGTCCTGCGCGGCCGGCGTTCTTCGACGCCCTGGGTCTGCCCTACATCGGCCCGATCGACGGCCACGACATCGGTGCGACCGAATCGGCGCTGCGGGCGGCTCGCGAGGCGGGTGGGCCGATGGTCGTGCACTGTGTGACGCAGAAGGGGCGGGGGTACCGGCATGCGGAAGATGACGTCCGTGACCATTTCCACGGCATCGGGGTCATCGACCCGCTCACTGGCCGGTCGGCCGGAGCCGGACTCCCACCCAGCTGGACGTCGGTGTTCGGTGCGGAGATGGTACGGGTCGGTGCGACACGCCCCGATGTGGTGGCGCTGACCGCGGCGATGCTCGCCCCAACTGGATTGGGCCCCTTCGCCCAGGCGTATCCGGATCGGGTGATCGACGTGGGCATCGCCGAGCAGCACGCGGCGACCTGCGCGGCCGGTCTGGCGGCGGGGGGCCTGCATCCGGTGGTGGCCGTCTATGCCACCTTCCTCAACCGGGCCTTCGACCAGGTGTTGACGGACGCGGCGCTGCACCGCGCCGGGGTGACGTTCGTGTTGGACAGGGCCGGGGTCACCGGTGATGACGGGCCCAGTCACAACGGGATGTGGGACATGTCGGTGCTACAGGTCGTACCCGGCCTGCGCCTGGCCGCGCCTCGCGACGCCGCCCAGCTGGGGGCACAGCTGAATGAGGCACTGGATGTGGATGACGCGCCGACGGTGGTGCGCTTCCCCAAGGGGGCGGTCGGGCCGGACATCCCGGCGGTGGAGCGCGTCGGCACCCTGGACGTGCTCGCCCGCACCACGGCGGCCGCGGACCACCACGAGGTGGTGCTGGTCAGCGTGGGGGCGATGGCCTCCACCTGCCTGCAGGTCGCCGACCGGCTCGCCGCCCACGGCACAGGGGTCACGGTCGTCGACCCGCGCTGGGTCAAGCCGATCGACCCGGCACTGCTGGACATGGCCAGACAGTGCGACCTCGTCGTCACGGTCGAGGACAACACGCGCATCGGTGGTGTGGGCGCCGCCATCACCCAGATGATGCAGGACTCCGGCCTCGCGGTGCCCTGCCGCGCCTTCGGGATCCCCGCCGAGTTCCTGCCCGTGGCCGGACGCGGTCAACTGCTGGAGGAACTCGGTCTGACCCCCGCCGCGCTGGAGCAGGACATCCTGCGCCGGCTGTCCGACCACCCGCCGACGCGTCGGCCGCGGCGAACACCCCGGCCCCCTCATGAAGTAGGGACCTTCCGGAGCGGAGAGCATGACGACCCGACGAGCGAAGAAGGGCAAGGTAATGGAACCTCCCACTAA
- a CDS encoding 4-hydroxy-3-methylbut-2-enyl diphosphate reductase, giving the protein MEPPTKRVLVARPHGYCAGVDRAVRTVEKALETYGPPIYVRKQIVHNRHVVETLEARGAVFVEENDEVPEGAVVVFSAHGVAPEVHASAAARALKTIDATCPLVTKVHNEARRFAAADYDILLIGHQGHEEVIGTTGQAPERIHVIDGPQDVSDVTVRDPAKVAWLSQTTLSVDETTQTVELLRQRFPLLTSPPSDDICYATQNRQQAVKQIAPSCDVVIVVGSRNSSNSVRLVEVALDAGARAAHLIDFAHEIDDAWLADAGTVGLTAGASVPEVLVEDTLAWLVERGFTDVTAVAGARETTVFALPQEARVSRG; this is encoded by the coding sequence ATGGAACCTCCCACTAAACGGGTCCTGGTCGCCAGACCGCACGGATACTGCGCCGGTGTCGACCGGGCGGTCCGGACCGTGGAGAAGGCCCTGGAGACCTACGGGCCGCCGATCTACGTACGCAAGCAGATCGTGCACAACCGGCACGTGGTCGAGACCCTCGAAGCGCGCGGCGCGGTGTTCGTCGAGGAGAACGACGAGGTGCCCGAAGGCGCCGTCGTGGTGTTCTCCGCACACGGCGTCGCACCCGAGGTGCACGCCTCGGCCGCGGCTCGCGCGCTGAAGACCATCGACGCCACCTGCCCCCTGGTGACCAAGGTGCACAACGAGGCGCGCCGCTTCGCCGCCGCCGACTACGACATCCTTCTCATCGGTCACCAGGGACACGAGGAGGTGATCGGCACCACTGGCCAGGCACCCGAGCGCATCCACGTGATCGACGGTCCGCAGGACGTCTCGGATGTGACGGTGCGCGACCCGGCGAAGGTGGCCTGGCTGTCGCAGACCACCTTGTCGGTGGACGAGACGACGCAGACGGTGGAGCTGCTTCGGCAACGGTTCCCGCTGCTGACGTCACCGCCGAGCGACGACATCTGCTACGCCACTCAGAACAGGCAGCAGGCGGTCAAGCAGATCGCGCCATCCTGCGATGTGGTCATCGTCGTCGGGTCACGCAACTCCTCCAACTCGGTGCGTCTTGTCGAGGTCGCACTCGACGCCGGCGCCCGCGCCGCCCATCTCATCGACTTCGCCCACGAGATCGACGACGCGTGGCTGGCCGACGCCGGCACGGTCGGGCTGACCGCAGGGGCCTCGGTGCCCGAGGTACTGGTCGAGGACACGCTGGCCTGGCTGGTCGAGCGGGGATTCACCGATGTCACGGCGGTGGCGGGTGCGCGGGAAACGACGGTCTTCGCCCTGCCGCAAGAGGCTCGGGTGAGCCGGGGTTGA
- a CDS encoding cytochrome P450, translated as MRSKSLIPPKVPSYPLVGSSPALLRGKFGFLRETREKYGDVFELDLGFAVFTVVCHPRHAQHLLVDNTRNYVKSGPLWDGIRTLLGDGLPFVEGDVWKRNRLLMQPAFHRQRLIGLVDGMVDAIDEVFDDWAGWAQAGEPFDIGAACNRLTMHVLVRALFGTGMQPGEPERIGEAFDYAIRYMMIGSLSTRWPQWLPMPGRARYHRAIRKIDEIVRHIVDRGRQGLDQDGAHLLALLLNTVDADTGERMTDRQLRDETVTLFAAGYETTAVTLSFAFHLMAQYPEAAQRMRDEVDTVLGRRRPGFGDLAALPYTRNVLLEAVRLYSPAYYLTRTAVGEDEIDGFRIPAGRQVLIATYLIHHHPEVWPDPLRFDPDRFTPQRSEGRHKQALMAFGAGQRQCIGKEFALTEAHLVLARAVQRYILAPVPGRENQVGMAASARAKDGVWVRMRHR; from the coding sequence ATGCGATCGAAGAGCCTGATACCGCCGAAGGTTCCGAGCTACCCGTTGGTCGGCTCGTCGCCGGCCCTGCTACGGGGCAAGTTCGGCTTTCTGCGGGAGACCCGGGAGAAGTACGGTGACGTCTTCGAGCTGGATCTCGGTTTCGCTGTGTTCACCGTCGTGTGCCACCCCCGGCACGCGCAACACCTCCTGGTGGACAACACGCGCAACTACGTCAAGAGCGGTCCCTTGTGGGATGGCATCCGGACACTGCTGGGCGACGGGCTGCCGTTCGTCGAGGGCGACGTCTGGAAGAGGAACCGCCTGCTCATGCAGCCGGCCTTCCACCGCCAGCGGCTGATCGGGCTGGTGGACGGCATGGTGGACGCCATTGACGAGGTCTTCGACGACTGGGCCGGATGGGCCCAGGCGGGCGAGCCCTTCGACATCGGGGCGGCCTGCAACCGGTTGACCATGCACGTGCTCGTGCGTGCCCTGTTCGGTACGGGGATGCAGCCGGGCGAGCCGGAGCGGATCGGCGAGGCGTTCGACTACGCCATCCGCTACATGATGATCGGCTCATTGTCGACGAGGTGGCCACAATGGCTGCCCATGCCTGGCCGGGCCCGCTACCACCGCGCTATCCGGAAGATCGACGAGATCGTCCGCCACATCGTCGATCGGGGACGGCAGGGCCTGGATCAGGACGGGGCTCACCTGCTCGCCCTGCTGCTCAACACGGTGGATGCGGACACGGGCGAGCGGATGACGGACCGGCAACTCCGGGATGAGACCGTGACGCTCTTCGCGGCCGGCTACGAGACCACCGCGGTGACGCTGTCCTTCGCGTTCCACCTGATGGCCCAGTACCCGGAGGCGGCCCAGCGGATGCGGGACGAGGTGGACACGGTGCTCGGCCGGCGCAGGCCCGGCTTCGGCGACCTGGCCGCACTGCCCTACACCCGTAACGTGCTGCTCGAGGCGGTCCGCCTGTACTCGCCCGCCTACTACCTGACTCGTACGGCTGTAGGGGAGGACGAGATCGACGGGTTCCGGATTCCGGCGGGACGGCAGGTGCTGATCGCCACGTATCTGATCCACCATCACCCGGAGGTCTGGCCGGATCCGCTGCGTTTCGACCCGGATCGTTTCACGCCGCAGCGCTCGGAGGGGCGGCACAAGCAGGCGCTGATGGCCTTCGGTGCCGGACAGCGGCAATGCATCGGAAAAGAGTTCGCCCTGACGGAGGCGCATCTCGTTCTGGCCCGAGCGGTCCAGCGCTACATCCTGGCGCCCGTACCGGGACGCGAGAATCAGGTCGGCATGGCGGCCAGTGCCCGCGCCAAGGACGGGGTGTGGGTGCGTATGAGGCATCGCTAG
- a CDS encoding terpene synthase family protein: MAITTPLRIDLPPAYCPIPAEINDNFEECKRRGLSWMGEHGFCPDDAARLRVADTDSAEWCAQAMPHAGPERLQVATDWTYLMFVFDDLFCDTGESSTNTNAFVEAAARIMHLFEAPDGATMDAANPFTAPIRDLALRVRRCATPAQVRRWIEAHRTWLLGVAWQIAAQSSGTRLSLNDYTVMRLGTCGGLPCAAMVEEEEVPASELNGPKVRALTEAACLTAGWDNDLASYGKELWYAQQTSDARQGIATNLVDVLIDLHGYTRDQALQEATRMRDHTTHLFVRLREQVLPTASAPLRHYVNALGTSMRATVDVGVTTARYTNPDGAHPGAVHITSSLTDRPPVGAADPLPIPAIAWWWDLLDRGTV; this comes from the coding sequence ATGGCCATCACGACCCCGCTGCGCATCGATCTGCCCCCCGCCTACTGCCCGATTCCCGCGGAGATCAATGACAACTTCGAAGAGTGCAAGCGCCGCGGCCTGAGCTGGATGGGCGAACACGGATTCTGCCCCGATGACGCGGCCCGGCTCCGGGTCGCGGACACCGACTCGGCGGAGTGGTGTGCCCAGGCGATGCCCCACGCCGGCCCCGAGCGCCTGCAGGTCGCCACGGACTGGACCTACCTGATGTTCGTCTTCGACGACCTGTTCTGCGACACGGGCGAGAGCAGCACGAACACCAACGCCTTCGTCGAGGCCGCCGCCCGCATCATGCACCTGTTCGAGGCCCCCGACGGTGCGACCATGGACGCCGCCAACCCCTTCACCGCCCCCATCCGCGACCTCGCCCTGCGCGTCCGGCGCTGCGCGACCCCGGCCCAGGTCCGGCGCTGGATAGAGGCGCACCGGACGTGGCTGCTCGGCGTGGCGTGGCAGATCGCCGCCCAGTCGTCGGGAACCCGGCTGAGTCTCAACGACTACACGGTCATGCGCCTGGGCACCTGCGGCGGCCTCCCCTGCGCCGCGATGGTGGAAGAGGAGGAGGTGCCCGCCAGTGAGCTGAACGGCCCTAAGGTGCGCGCACTCACCGAGGCCGCGTGCCTGACCGCCGGTTGGGACAACGACCTGGCCTCCTACGGCAAGGAACTCTGGTACGCCCAGCAGACCTCCGATGCCCGGCAAGGCATCGCCACCAACCTCGTCGACGTGCTCATAGACCTTCACGGCTACACCCGCGACCAGGCTCTGCAGGAAGCCACCCGGATGCGGGACCACACGACGCACCTGTTCGTCCGGCTGCGCGAGCAGGTGCTGCCCACGGCCAGTGCCCCGCTGCGCCACTACGTCAACGCCCTGGGCACCAGCATGCGCGCCACGGTCGACGTCGGAGTCACCACCGCGCGTTACACCAACCCCGACGGTGCCCACCCCGGCGCGGTCCACATCACCTCAAGCCTGACCGACAGGCCGCCGGTCGGGGCTGCGGATCCGCTTCCCATCCCCGCGATCGCCTGGTGGTGGGACCTGCTCGATCGCGGCACGGTCTGA
- a CDS encoding cytochrome P450 — translation MFARGPVNAFAEVGRRARGEVVRLDLGPFRPYLVTHPEHVQHVMRDNWTNYPRVGKVYGTMQRLSGTTLATEGPDWESARKALQPMFTARRVTSLNDELADVITERVDRLDGAARSGQPIDAAKTMADIVIAMTTRLFFGEKSSLENGERLTRAFDRAVKLGGLRTIMPLVPDSVPLPGDRAFANAVKTVDEVVYPLIRKARAASDDGHDVISALCRARDGSEVGDRQVRDDLVTAFMAATDTTTQTLTWLWPVLHTHLRVAARLYDEIDRVVGTGPVLSSHIPELRYTKMVLQEVLRLYPSGWILPRTAVVSEDIGGVPIDAGSTVLICSYATHRLEEFWDRPLDFDPERFLPEIDTRRHRYAYFPFGGGPHQCIGQHLFYIEALLTVATILSRFRPRMRNSGPFTPFPGVVLRPKQKIELDLVPV, via the coding sequence ATGTTCGCACGGGGCCCGGTCAACGCGTTCGCGGAGGTCGGCAGGCGGGCACGGGGGGAAGTCGTACGGCTCGATCTGGGGCCGTTCCGCCCCTATCTGGTCACCCATCCCGAGCACGTCCAGCATGTGATGCGTGACAACTGGACGAACTACCCCCGGGTCGGCAAGGTCTACGGCACCATGCAACGGCTCAGCGGTACCACCCTCGCCACCGAGGGGCCGGACTGGGAGTCGGCTCGGAAGGCTCTTCAACCCATGTTCACGGCCAGGCGCGTCACGTCGCTCAACGACGAACTGGCCGACGTGATCACGGAACGTGTCGACCGGCTGGATGGGGCAGCCCGGTCGGGGCAGCCGATCGACGCCGCCAAGACGATGGCCGACATCGTGATCGCGATGACCACCAGGCTTTTCTTCGGCGAGAAGAGCTCCCTTGAGAACGGAGAACGGCTGACCCGGGCGTTCGACAGAGCCGTCAAGCTGGGGGGTCTCCGCACGATCATGCCTCTCGTGCCCGACTCCGTCCCGCTGCCGGGCGATCGGGCCTTCGCGAACGCCGTCAAGACCGTCGACGAGGTGGTGTATCCGCTGATCCGCAAGGCCCGCGCCGCCTCCGACGACGGCCACGACGTGATCTCCGCGTTGTGCCGGGCACGCGACGGGAGCGAGGTCGGTGACCGGCAGGTCCGTGACGACCTCGTCACCGCCTTCATGGCCGCGACCGACACGACGACGCAGACCCTGACCTGGTTATGGCCGGTGCTCCACACCCACCTGCGGGTGGCGGCCCGGCTCTACGACGAGATCGACCGCGTCGTCGGCACCGGACCGGTCCTCTCGTCGCACATCCCGGAACTGCGCTACACCAAGATGGTCCTGCAAGAGGTCCTCCGCCTGTACCCGTCGGGGTGGATCCTTCCGAGGACCGCCGTCGTGTCCGAAGACATCGGCGGAGTGCCGATCGACGCCGGCTCGACGGTGTTGATCTGTTCTTACGCCACCCACCGGCTGGAGGAGTTCTGGGACCGCCCGCTCGACTTCGACCCCGAGCGCTTCTTGCCGGAGATCGACACGCGCCGGCACCGCTACGCCTACTTCCCCTTCGGCGGCGGCCCCCACCAGTGCATCGGCCAGCACCTGTTCTACATCGAGGCACTGCTCACCGTCGCCACCATCCTGAGCCGGTTCCGGCCGCGGATGCGCAACTCCGGGCCGTTCACCCCCTTTCCCGGCGTGGTGTTGCGTCCCAAGCAGAAGATAGAGCTGGACCTCGTACCGGTGTAA
- a CDS encoding M24 family metallopeptidase, translated as MIDEVRRRMTQEGIDALVLRPSPDFRYLGGRGDGYLVLVGDGPPAAAAGPLEAAALIPASARRVGVDPEMRAWELFSLRVEAEVVLASTVLAPLRLRRGAEEVAAMERAASAADAIVLVTRELAWFGTTERAMARRLWAMMVETGCEEVLSVLVAAGEHTALPRHVPCDRVINPGDALLVSVCGRWDGYHSEVARVFAVAEPPDDFEAMYSVVLSAQRAALDTLRPGATAAEVWRAARETIDDSGYGDYAGERPGRGVGLGREEGPWLTPDDTTVFAPGMTVCLEPAIYLPELFGARVADVVVCDPEGARLLSTSPQPLYVLDH; from the coding sequence ATGATCGACGAGGTTCGCCGCAGGATGACGCAGGAGGGGATCGACGCCCTCGTGCTGCGTCCCTCCCCCGACTTCCGATATCTGGGCGGCCGGGGGGACGGGTACCTCGTCCTGGTCGGCGACGGGCCCCCTGCCGCCGCGGCCGGCCCGCTGGAGGCCGCCGCGCTCATCCCCGCCTCCGCGCGCCGCGTCGGCGTGGATCCCGAGATGCGCGCCTGGGAGTTGTTCTCGCTGCGGGTGGAGGCCGAGGTCGTGCTGGCCTCCACCGTGCTGGCGCCGCTGCGGCTGCGCAGGGGGGCCGAGGAGGTCGCGGCCATGGAACGCGCGGCCTCCGCGGCGGACGCGATCGTGCTCGTCACCCGCGAGCTGGCCTGGTTCGGCACCACCGAGCGCGCGATGGCCCGGCGGTTGTGGGCCATGATGGTCGAGACCGGGTGCGAGGAGGTGCTGTCGGTGCTCGTCGCGGCCGGCGAGCACACCGCGCTCCCCCGGCACGTGCCGTGCGACCGCGTGATCAACCCGGGTGACGCGCTGCTGGTCTCGGTGTGCGGCCGGTGGGATGGTTACCACTCGGAGGTGGCCCGCGTGTTCGCGGTGGCGGAGCCGCCCGACGACTTCGAGGCGATGTACTCCGTCGTCCTCTCCGCGCAGCGCGCCGCCCTCGACACGCTGCGGCCCGGCGCCACGGCGGCGGAGGTCTGGCGGGCCGCCCGGGAGACGATCGACGACAGTGGGTACGGCGACTACGCGGGAGAACGGCCCGGACGCGGCGTCGGCCTCGGCCGGGAGGAGGGCCCGTGGCTCACCCCCGACGACACGACCGTGTTCGCCCCCGGCATGACGGTGTGCCTGGAACCGGCGATCTACCTGCCGGAGCTGTTCGGGGCCCGGGTCGCCGACGTCGTGGTGTGCGATCCTGAGGGGGCCCGGCTGCTCAGCACGAGCCCGCAACCCCTGTACGTCCTCGACCACTGA
- a CDS encoding ABC transporter ATP-binding protein — MTLLSVDDLVVEHRTPGRPLVRAVAGASLTVAAGEVVGLVGESGCGKSTLARAVCGLNPAASGTITFDGHPVTPLGLRRRNRALAGIQMVFQDPYASLNPRRRVSAQIADGLRTAGDTTTRPADMLERVGLPRDFADRHPHEFSGGQRQRIAIARALAARPSLLIGDEPISALDASAQAQVARLMRDLAVSSGAGLLFISHDLSVVRLIADRIAVMYLGKIVEIGRTAEVWDDPRHPYTRALLGAIPAPDGAGVLPAELPGDVPDPADPPSGCRFHPRCPLVMDVCREREPAFGPVACWLHEPA; from the coding sequence GTGACGCTGCTGAGCGTGGACGACCTCGTCGTCGAGCACCGCACCCCCGGCCGTCCGCTGGTGCGCGCCGTGGCCGGAGCCAGCCTGACCGTCGCGGCGGGCGAGGTCGTCGGCCTGGTGGGCGAGTCGGGGTGCGGCAAGTCGACCCTGGCCCGCGCGGTGTGCGGGCTCAACCCGGCGGCGTCCGGGACGATCACCTTCGACGGGCACCCGGTGACCCCGCTCGGCCTGCGCCGCAGGAACCGTGCGCTGGCCGGGATCCAGATGGTCTTCCAGGACCCCTACGCCTCGCTGAACCCGCGGCGCCGGGTGAGCGCGCAGATCGCCGACGGCCTGCGCACGGCGGGCGACACCACGACCAGGCCCGCCGACATGCTGGAGCGGGTCGGGCTGCCCCGTGACTTCGCCGACCGGCACCCGCACGAGTTCTCCGGCGGCCAGCGGCAGCGGATCGCGATCGCCAGGGCACTCGCCGCCCGGCCGTCCCTGCTGATCGGCGACGAACCGATCTCCGCGCTCGACGCCTCCGCCCAGGCGCAGGTGGCCAGGCTCATGCGGGACCTCGCGGTCTCCTCGGGCGCCGGTCTGCTGTTCATCAGCCACGACCTGTCGGTGGTACGGCTGATCGCCGACCGGATCGCGGTGATGTACCTCGGGAAGATCGTGGAGATCGGCCGCACCGCGGAGGTGTGGGACGACCCCCGCCACCCGTACACCCGGGCGCTGCTGGGCGCCATCCCCGCACCCGACGGCGCGGGCGTGCTCCCCGCCGAACTGCCCGGAGACGTGCCCGACCCGGCCGACCCGCCGTCCGGTTGCCGGTTCCACCCGCGGTGCCCGCTGGTGATGGACGTCTGCCGGGAGCGTGAACCCGCGTTCGGTCCGGTCGCCTGCTGGTTGCACGAACCCGCATGA